TTTAAAAATTAATTGAGGCCGTTTTTAAAAATATCGACCGTAACATGAGTTATATCAGCGATTATTAAAATATATCGGCGCAACTCAGATTATATCAGCGATTCTCACAATATATCGGCGTAACTCAGATTATATCAGCGGTTTTCACAATATATCGGCGTAACTCAGATTATATCAGCGGTTTTCACAATATATCGATTTACCGACAATAATTGCTAAAACTAGCACCTTATATAATGAGAAAAGGCTGTTCCAACATATGGACAGCCTTTTCCTCTACTTCTTTACTTTTCTAACTCGCCCTCTTATTTCTCCTCTTTTTTGTGATTTCGTATGGACATTAACATATACATTTGCTTGAATAATTTCTTGAAGTAAATGCACAAATGATTTCCCTTGTAAAGGTCCCTCAAAATCCTCTACATTCACTACACCAGTAATACTTCCCTCGTTCAAGCTAATCCCTTGCTCCAGTGGACCATACAAATAGAAAACAACAGGACCAATTTGAGTAGACTTCCCTAAATGAATTTGACATGATGTAACCTTTTCTATATTTTTTAGTATTACTCTGTAATGCAATTTCGTTAAATCATCACTAAAAATAAACTCTGCTACCCCAAAAGCTTCTGTATTTACAGGAGGCACTTCCCTCTTACCTGTTAACCTGGCAAAGAAATGTGTTGTCATAAGGCATTCTCCTTATATAAATTTCCCAGCACTACTTCTACTACTTTATGGTTTAGACATAATCATTTATGACTTTTTCAATTTTAATTACAAAGAAAAGATTCACAAAATCTTTACATTAAAATCGTTCCTATAGATTGAACGTCTCTTGTATAATGCACATAGAAAAACATTATAGGAGGTTATTTTGAAAAAAAACAAACACACCTTTCACACATTATTAGAGATTTTTCTCGTCTCATTTAAATTAGGACTTACTTCATTCGGCGGTCCTGTCGCTCATCTCGGCTATTTCCACCACGAATACGTGCAAAAAAGAAAATGGATGAATGAACGAAGCTATGGAGATTTAGTAGCATTATGTCAATTCCTTCCTGGTCCTGCCAGCAGTCAAGTCGGTATGGGCGTTGGATTATTAAGGGGCGGGCTTTTAGGAGCTATTATTTCATGGATTGGATTCACTTTACCGTCTGTACTTATTTTGGTTTTCTTCGCCTCATTCCTTAATCAGTTCGATCTTGGAAGTGCTGGCTGGATTCATGGACTAAAACTTGTAGCAGTCGCTATTGTCGCTCATGCCATATGGGGAATGGCGCAAAAGTTAACTCCAGATCGCAACCGTGCAACAATTGCGATCGTAACTGCCGCAATCGCCTTATTATGGCCAAGTAGTTGGACACAAGTCATCCTCATTATAATATGTGGCTTTATCGGCTGGTTTTTATATCGCAACCAACCAATTAGCCAATCTCAAAATATAAAAGTACCTATTTCAAAAAAAATAGCAGTTTCTTGTCTCGTCTTATTCTTTGGACTATTACTACTGCTACCAATATTAAGACCGTTCTCTTATTACATCGCTTTATTTGACAGTTTCTATCGCTCTGGCGCACTTGTATTTGGAGGAGGACACGTCGTGCTGCCCCTTCTTGAAGGTGAGTTCGTACAAAACGGAATGATGACGAAAGAACAGTTCCTAGCTGGATACGGATTAACACAAGCAGTACCAGGACCACTATTTACATTCGCCTCTTATATAGGAGCAGTGTTAAACGGGACGCTTGGGGCAATACTCGCAACAATTGCGATTTTCCTCCCTGCTTTCTTACTCGTTATTGGTGTTTTACCATTTTGGAACAGTGTAAGAAAAATATCTTTCATACAAGGCGCACTACTTGGAGTCAATGCCGCTGTTGTCGGTATTTTAATTGCCGCTTTTTATGACCCTATTTGGACAAGCACAATTATGAACGCTGTAGATTTTGTTTTTGCGTCTCTTCTATTTTGCTTGCTCGCTTTTTGGAAAACACCACCTTGGGTTATCGTTATACTTGGAGCCTTTGGCGGATATGTTCTGTCCATTTTATAAATAGAAAAAACGACGGCTATACCATGCCGTCGTTTTTTCTATTAAAACTTTACAAGCTCTATTCCTTCTGGCAACTCACTCTCTGTTAAAATACGCAATTCCTTCACACGATCCATTACGTAAGAAGAACGCTTCACAAGCTCTGGATCAATATAAGCTGGATGAACCATAATTTCTACCGTTTGTTCACCTTGTACTCTTTCTTTTAACTTCACAAAGTAATCTTCCGTCACACCATCTGCGTAAAAGTCACTGTAAAACACATCAGAAAATGGATGCACCGCTCTATCTTCCTCACAACGACGAATTGGAACATTATATGTAGCCGCTAATCTCTCAAGAACATCGTGTAAGATCGGTAATCCGTGTACATGATGATGACTATCTAAATGAGTTGGTGTTAATCCGTAAGATAAAAACTTCTCAATTTGAGCAGTCCATTCTCTCTCAACTTCTTCTGGATTTATATTCCCTTCCCTTACAACACTTTGTTTATGAAACGACCCGTTTGCCCCTACGAGTGACGGTACATCCTTTAACAGTGGTTCCCCTGCTGTTAATACGAGATGTACGCCTACTCCGAGTAGGTTGTACTCTTTCGCTAAGCGTACCGCATGCTCTGTTCCTGGCATATTCATCATCATCGTCGTTGAATTTACAAGTCCATTTATATGTCCATCAATAATGCCATAATTTGTACCTTCTGTAAGACCGAAATCATCTGCATTTACAATTAACTTAATCATCATAATACCTCCTAATAAAGTGAAACTTTAATCAGTGGGGGGTTTTCTCCCCCCACTGATTATTAGTTGAACCAATCGGACTTTTATGGGCAGTTGATCCCCCACCTAATTTCTTTGTTTTCGCTGAATTTTGAGGTAGTGGTCTTACTGCCCATTAAAGTGGGATAGAATAAAAAAAGCGGGCTAAATAGCGCCGCTTTATTTCTCTACCTTTTTAAAGAATTGCGGAAGATACTCTTTATGTGCTTCCAACATTTCATCTAAAATTTGTTTTGCAACTTTATCTGATGGTACAAGTGGATTGATTGTCATAGCAAGCAGCGCCTTATGATAATCCCCTGTAACAGCAGCTTCAATTGTTGTGCGCTCGAATGATTTAATTTGTTGTACTAAACCGCGAACTGGTACTGGAAGATCTCCAACTGCAATTGGTTTTGGGCCTTCTTTCATAATAATACAGTTCACTTCAACAGCTGAATCATGTGGTAAGCTTGCAATTGTTCCGTTGTTTCGTGTATTAACAGGCTGGATATCACCTTTATTATTGTAGATAGACGTAATTAAGCTACATGCTGCATCACTATAATAAGCTCCGCCACGTTTTTCTAATTGTGGTGGTTTAATATCTAAGTTCGGGTCTTTATATAACTCGAATAAATCATTTTCTAATTGTTTTACTACTTCTGCACGTGTACCTTTTTCAATTGAAGCTTCTTTCTCTTCTTCTAACATTTCACGTGTTTTGTAGTAGTAACGATGGTATGGACATGGAATTGCACGAAGGCCACGAATAAAGTCTGGTTCCCAGTTAAGCGCTGCGATATTTTCCATCGTAATTTGCTTTTCTGGATCTGTCACAAGCTCTAACACACGATCCATTACACTTACGCCATCTAAGTATACATCTAGTCCGTATACCATATGATTTAAACCTGCGAAATCAACGTGAACACGACTCGCATCTACTTCAAGTAACTTTGCAAGACCCATACGGATTCCGATTGGAACGTTACATAGACCAACTACTCTTTGAATATTTGTATAACGAAGAACAGCTTCTGTTACCATACCAGCTGGGTTTGCAAAGTTAATTAACCATGCATTCGGACAAAGCTCCTCCATATCCTTACAAATATCTAAAATAACAGGAATCGTTCTCAGCGCTTTGAATAAACCACCAGGACCATTCGTTTCCTGACCGATTACATCATATTTTAATGGGATTGCTTCATCTTTTGCACGTGCTTCTAATAAACCAACACGAAGCTGCGTCGTTACGAAATCAGCATCCTTTAATGCCTCGCGGCGATCAAGCGTTAAATGTACCTCGATTGGTAAACCAGATTTTTTTACCATACGTTTCGCTAAGTTACCAACGATTTCTAACTTTTCTTTTCCTACCTCAATATCTACTAACCAAATTTCACGAACAGGAAGCTCATCATAACGCTTAATAAATCCTTCAATTAACTCTGGTGTATAACTAGATCCACCGCCGATTGTAGCAATTTTAATTCCAGTCATGCTTTATTCCCCTTTCGCTTCTAACTTTTTATAAAGATCGATAAACTCTGCCGCTAATTCTTTTACTGTAATCGCATTCATTAAATGATCTTGTGCGTGAATTAAGAGAACACTAACCGCTGTTTTTTCTCCTCTTGCTTCTGATTGTATGAGCTCTGTTTGGAAATGATGCGCTTCATTGATCGCTTCTTTCGCCTTTACCATCGCTTCATCAGCCTCTGCCATTTTCCCCTGTTTGGCAAATTGAATTGCCTCCATTGCAAAGCTGCGTGCGTTACCACTATTTAAAATCAATTGGAATGGAATTTGTTCTGCTGTAGTCATCATAATTACCGTCCTCTCTATAAGGTTCAACCGATTGAAATACCCCTTCAGTTTGAACATTTCTATTAAATTATTATTTTATGAATGATAGTTTGGTGTTCTTGTAGATGAGTATCATCTTTTTGAACATGATATAAAGGTAATTGTTCTCACAGATTATGTTGTCTGTGAGAACAATTATTATGTTACATAGGTACAGAGTTGTTATTTCCTTGAGCTGCTTTCTCAGTACGGATAACTGAACGATCGCATGCGACAACGAATGGGAAGTAAATCGCCATTGCAACAACAAAGTTGAATAATTGTAAAATCGCACCAGAAGGATGTAAACCTGTTACAAGATACCCACTAATAATTGGTGGAACGTTCCATGGAACCATCGCTACTGTTTTTGGTACCCATCCTAAGTAAATTGCTGTATAAGATGTAATAACTAACACAACAGGTGTTAATACGAACGGGATGAATAAAATTGGATTTAATACGATTGGTGTACCAAAGATTACTGGTTCGTTAATGTTAAATGCACCAGGTCCAATTGATAGACGAGATACACCGCGTAATTGTGCACTTTTCGCTACAATTAATACAACTACTAAGAATGCTAATGTTGCACCAGAACCACCAAGATATACGAAAGTATCAAAGAATGGTTTTGTAACAATGTTTGGAACATCAAATGCAGATGTACCATCTTGGAATAACTTAATATTTTTCTCTAATGCTGGTAAATAAAGTGGCTCAATAATACCACCAACAATATTTGGACCATGTAAACCGAAGAACCAAAGTACATGTACTAATAACGCAATAAAGATTGCACTTGGTAACGTACCCGCTAACCCTTGTAATGGAACTTGTAATGTATTAAAGATATACTCATGAACACTTGTACCTGCTAGTTTTACTGCTAATTGAATACCTGCTACACCTGTTAAAATTACAAATGCCGGAACTAATGCAGCGAAAGATTTCATTACTGCTGGTGGTACACCGTCAGGCATTTTAATTGTAATGTTTCTTTGAACAAAGAAGCGGAATATCTCCGTTACGAGTATGGAGACAATAAGTGAAACGAACAAACCCTGTGCGCCTGTCCAAAGCATATTTATTCCAGCTTCTTTTGGTGTTGTTGGTGTAAGAATAATTAATGCACCAAACGAAATAATACCTGCTGACAATCCATCAACACCATAAGATTTTGCTAGGTTATAACTTATGGTAACCGCCACCATCAGAGCTAATACCCCGAAGGACCCTGTCCACATACCAGCACCAATTTGTGTCCAAGTTTCACCGAATAAATCTTTCATAAAACCTTGGAATGCTGGAATTGGTAAACCATTAACTAGTACTGCCATCGAACCAACTAAAATAAGTGGCATAACTGCAATAAATCCATCTCGGATCGCAGCTAAGTGACGTTGCGATCCGATTTTACCAGCAATCGGAACCATGTACTTCTCCATAAATGCAATAAACTTTTGCATTTTACTTCCCCCCTAATTATTTTTTAAGTGTTAATGCGTGATCTAAAACTGCTTCTCCATTCATCATGCCGTAGTGCATTGGATTGATAACGTCGATTCCAACGTTTTTCTCGTCAGCAAGCGTTTTCATTGAAGAGAGCATGTAACGAACTTGTGGTCCTAGTAATAACACATCTGCTTGGTCGATATTGTTTTTTACTGCATCCCCAGATACAGCCCAAATCTTTCCTTCTAAACCGCGAGCTTTTGCAGCCGCTTCCATTTTTGTAACTAGTAAACTTGTAGACATCCCTGCTGAGCAACATAATAAAATATTCATTTGAAAATCCCCCTTGTGTAGTATAAAAAATTTATGTTTTATTTATTTTTCTTTACGCTATTTATTAATGCAATTAGCGTGCCAACTTTTTAAAAGCACTAAAATCAGTGCTTTTTCGAGCATTTTCTTTGTGTGTTAACGCTTTCAATTAGTGTGTCGTCTAAAAAACACACAGTGTGTTATAAAACAACACGCTTTTAACACATAACTGTATGAAAATAGATTAGTGTTTAGTTGTCTAGTTGTGTTTAAAACAAAAAAACACTAAAAAAATTTTTTTAGCGTGAAACTCTATTAAAAAAACTCCTCTATCTATTGTCCAAGCAAACTCTACTAAATTACATAGAATAGAATAAAATAACACAATTCGAAAGGGGATTCCTATGCCAAAACATAGAAAACAAAGCAAAATAAAGATTTATAGAATAACAAGCTATAAAAAAGACAAGCGTTCTGAATTAGACTCTGACAAATTTGAACTTGAACAGCAGGAGGTAGAAGATAAGCAGGACAAGCAAGTACAATCGGAAAATGTAGTCATAGTACCCACAGATTCACACAACTTAGATATATGGGATGAAATTTCTCTAAAGGAAATACAAGCTGGTGAACATACAAATTTATTTGTGGAACAAAGTAATTATCAAAATATTAATTTGTTACAAGTTAGCGATATCCGTTTATATTTGGACAAGCAACTACAATTCAGTTCCGTCGATGAGCAAATTTATCATGAAGCACTTGTACATCCAATTATGTCAAAAGTAATTGATCCAAAACGTGTTCTCATATTAGGCGGTGGCGATGGTCTTGCCCTGCGAGAAGTTTTAAAATATGAAACTGTACTACATGTAGACCTTGTTGACTTAGATGGATCGATGATTGATATGGCTCGTAATGTTCCTGAATTAGTTTCTTTAAACAAAAGTGCATTTTTTGATAATCGTGTAAATACACACGTATGTGATGCAAAAGAATTTTTAAGCTCTCCTTCTTCTTTATACGATGTAATCATTATTGATTTCCCAGACCCAGCGACAGAGTTGTTAAGTACTTTATATACAAGCGAACTTTTTGCTCGTATAGCTACATTCTTAACAGAAGACGGCGCGTTCGTCTGCCAATCTAATTCACCCGCTGATGCACCACTAGTATATTGGAGTATTGGTAAAACAATTGAACATGCGGGATTAACTGTGAAAAGTTATCATACAATCGTTCCTTCTTTCGGAACTGACTGGGGATTTCATATTGCCACTAATTCTGCCTATGTACTCGATCAAATTGAGCAATTATACGTAGTACCAACTCCTCGAACATTGCCTTCTCTTCTTTTTCCTTTATTTCAATTTAAAGAAGAACATCTAGAACAACGTAACCTCGCTCTTTTAAATTCAGAATCAAATCTTATCTTACACCAATGTTACAAAAAGGAAATGGAGTTTTGACGATATCACAGGAAGGAGTGTTACCTTATGGAATATTCTACTTTCGGTAAGCATATAATAGTAGATTTGTGGGGAGTGGATTTTTCCCTATTAGATGATATGTACTTTTTAGAACATCATTTAGTTAACGCTGCTGATCAATCTGGTGCCCACGTTTTAAACGTAAGTACAAAAGAATTTGATCCGCATGGTGTTACTATTTTAGTTTTACTATCAGAAAGCCACCTTTCTATTCACACTTATCCAGAAAAAAACTTTGCAGCCATCGACTGTTATACTTGCGGTACGACCGTTGAACCGCAAATAGCGATTGATTATATCGTAAGTATATTAAAACCAAATGAGATGCATATAAAAAAACTAATTCGTGGTATAGGAGAGATTGTAAATACTGATTAAATACCGCTCTTATTCATTTGTAAAAAGGAGGAGTGTAAATACCATCAGTGGAACGAACATTCCACTGATGGTACAGACACATACATAAAGTGAAACTTTAATTAGTGGGGGTTTTGTTCATCTCCCACTAATTATTAGTTGAACCAATCGGGCCTTTACGGACAGTTAAGCTCCCTCCTAACTTCCTTGCTCCAGCCACATTTTGAGGTGGGAGTTTTACTGCCCGTTAATGCGGGATAAAAAAACCTTGCATACGCAAGGTTCATTCAGTCACTGACATCTTCCTATATAATTCTACAAATTCACTCGCTAATTCCTTCACCGTAATCGCATTCATTAAATGATCTTGCGCATGCACCATCAGAAGGGTAACTTCCGTCTTTTCACCACCAGCTTCTTTCTGTATGAGCTCCGTTTGTACACGGTGCGCCTCTTTTAATTCCTCTAGTGCTTCTTGTAATTTAGCTTCAGCTTCTGTAAACTCCCCACGCTTCGCACAATCAATTGCTTCCATTGAACAACTTCTCGCGTTTCCCCCATGCAAGATTAAATGAAAAGCTTTCGTCTCTATCGTATCCATTGTAGTTCTTTACTCCCCCTTTTCTTCCGCCAGTTTTTGTTTATCCCATATTTTTAAGAACGGTAAATAAATGAAGAATGCTAGCGCAAAGTTAACAAGTTGTAAAATAACACCTGAAATTTTCCCGCCCGATCCTAAATATCCACTAAAAAGAATAGGTGTCGTCCAAGGTACAGCGGCCCCACTTGGACGTGCGACCCATCCCCATTCCATTGCAAAGTAAGAAACAATTGTTAACACAACTGGAACTAATATAAATGGAATTAGTAAAAGTGGGTTCATTACAATCGGCATACCAAAAGTTACCATCTCATTAATATTAAATATACCAGGTGCAATTGACAATCTCCCTAAACTTTTTAATTGTTGACTTCGTGCAAATAGTAACATTCCGACAACTAGAGCAAGCGTTGCACCAGAACCGCCCATATAAATCCATAAATCAAAAAACTGTGCCGTAATCGTATTTGGTACATCTTGCCCAGCTTGAAAAGCCACTCGGTTTTGATCCATTAACGATAACCAAACGGGGCTCATTACACCACCAACAATAGTAGCACCATGAATTCCACACGACCAAAGAACATGAACGAGAATAACTGCTATTATTGCGCCCCAAAGACTAGCACCAAGTACACTAAGTGGCTCCTGTAAAATTTGTCCTACAATATTATGGATACTGCCAAAAGAAGTATTTTCTATAATTAAGCGTAAAATCCAAATAACTGTTACAACAATAAATCCTGGAACAAGTGCCGCAAATGAACGCGTGACAGCTGGTGGAACTGTCTCTGGCATCTTTATAATTATCTTTTTTTGTACAATAAATCGATAAAGTTCAGTAGATATAAGTGCAATAATCATTGCTACAAATAACCCTTGGCTTCCCATTAATACAGCTGGGATAGCGCCTTCTACAAGTACACTCTCTTTTGTACTTGGTATAATATATGCAACTTGGAATGGAGTCGCAAGTAAAAACGTCACAAGCGACAATGCCCCGGATGCTAAAGCATCCACTTTATAATACTCTCCAAGCCTGTAAGCGATTCCAAAAACAGCTATTAAAGCCATTATATTAAAAGTTGCACTAACTGGATAGCCTAAAGCTCTCTGCCAATTCTCCCCAAACAAACCTGCCATAAACTCGTTATATCCCGGTATCGGTAGCGCACTAATAATAAGGAAAAATGATCCAATAATTAAGAACGGCATCGTTAAAATAATTCCATCTCGAATCGCTTGTAAATGCCTCTGCTCTGCAACCTTCCCCGCTATCGGCATCACATACTTCTCTAAAAACCGTATCATCTATCCCACTCTCCTCATGGTTTCATTGACAAAGCTGCTTGCAAGATAGCTTCTCCATTACAAAGTCCGTAATGAACGGATTGAATGACATCAACAGGTATCCCTTTATCCTTACATAATTCTTGCATCTTCGGTAATAAATAACGTACTTGTGGTCCAAGTAAAAGTACATCGGCTTTATCAATATGGCTATTTACTTCAGAACCTGATACAGCCCAAATCTTTACCTCTATTCCTCTTGCCTCTGCTGCTTTCTCCATCTTTGTAACAATCAAACTGGAAGACATTCCCGCTGCACAGCAAAGCAAAATATTCATTCCGCTTCCCTCCCCCTTTTATTAAGCCTAAGTTATGGTGCATCCCTTGCCACCACTAGTTTACAAATATATATGTCTAGATTTCCTGCTGTATGCCGAGCTTAAAAACAAAAATTTCTTGGTTTTCACGCTATTCCATTTATCCGTATTCTCCTAGTAAAGAGGACTCTAACTCGCTATAATGATTCAGTATGAATTTTTTTAATTGATAGGAGGATATATTTATGAAGGCATATCGCTTTCCACTTATTTTATTATCTTCTATCCTAATTGGTGGTTTCATTGGTTATTTCATGGGTGCCGATGCAGTTGCTTTAAAGCCGCTTGGTGATATTTTCTTAAACTTAATGTTTACGATTGTTGTACCTTTAGTGTTCTTTAGCATCGCATCGTCTATTGCTAATATGGATGGATTAAAACGTTTCGGTAAAATTATGTCTAGTATGGCTGGGACTTTCTTATTTACAAGTATTTTAGCTGCTATTTTTATGATTATTGTCGTGAAAGTATTCCCGCCAGCACAAGGTGTTGTACTAGAACTAACACAACCTGACAAAGCCGGCAAAGCTGTTAGTGTTGCAGATCAAATCGTCGGTATTTTAACAGTATCTGACTTCTCTAAGTTACTATCTCGTGAAAATATGTTAGCTCTTATTTTCTTCTCTATCTTAATGGGGATTGCAACTTCAGCAGTTGGCGAAAAAGGAAAGCCATTCGCTACATTCCTACAAGCTGGTGCAGAAATTTCAATGAAAGTTGTATCTTTCATTATGTATTACGCTCCAATCGGACTTGCTGCTTACTTCGCAGCATTAGTTGGTGAATTCGGACCACAACTTCTTGGAACTTACTTCCGAGCAGCAATGGTATACTATCCTGCTTCTCTAATTTATTTCTTTGTATTCTTCACATTCTATGCATACCTTGCAGGTCGCAAGCAAGGTGTACAAGTATTTTGGAAGAACATGGTCTCTCCTACAGTTACATCACTTGCAACTTGTAGTAGTGCCGCAAGTATTCCAGCAAACTTAGAAGCAACAAAGAAAATGGGTATTTCTTCAGACGTTCGTGAAACAGTTGTCCTTCTTGGTTCTACTCTTCATAAAGATGGCTCTGTTTTAGGCGGCGTATTAAAAATCGCTTTCTTATTCGGTATTTTCAACATGGAATTTGAAGGACCGAAAACATTAGCAATCGCACTTGTTGTTTCTTTATTAGTAGGAACAGTAATGGGTGCTATTCCAGGCGGCGGTATGATCGGTGAAATGTTAATCGTATCTCTATACGGTTTCCCGCCAGAAGCATTGCCAATTATTGCAGCAATTAGTACAATTATTGATCCTCCTGCAACGATGTTAAACGTAACAGCAGATAACGCTTGTGCCGTAATGACAGCTCGCCTTGTAGAAGGTAAGAATTGGATCAAAAACAAATTTGCTTAATAGATAGAAAGAGGATGCTCATTTTGAGTATCCTCTTTTTGTCGTTATTTGTTGATAAGTCGATATCCCTTGTCGAAACGTCGATATATTGAAAAAATCGTTGATATATTTGAAGTTATGAACGATATATCCAAAAAATCGTCGATATAATCCATTCCGCCACAAATTTGTTAAAACCTTCACAAATATTCCACACTCATTATCCATTCTCCGTACTATAATCATGTATGGAAAAGGAGTTGGACATAATGACACAAAGCGCACCAGAATTTAAAGTTTTGCAAAGCATTGCATTCCTTGCTGTCGTTTTGCAAAGTTCGTTATTATATACAATGAATCAAGGAAATGTCTTACTTGAGCAATCTCTCATTATGGGCATGCTATTTAATCTTGCAAAATTCTCAGCACCTGCATTCATATTTATCGTTGGATTTCATTTAATTCGTCACTATACAAAGCAATTAGTATACAAAGAATATATTTCTGAAAAAGCCGCACATTTACTCATTCCTTATTTCTTCTGGTCTATTCTTTACTTATTAACAACAAACGATATGATCACATTACAAGGCGGAATAAAAAGTGTATTACTCGGAACAGCCGCACCCCATCTTTGGTACGTAATTATGATGTTCCAAATTCACTTATTGTTCCCTTTGCTGTGCACACTATTTTATTGGTTTCAAAAACGAACAGAAAATAAAAAAGACATATATAAATATATGACCATCTTTGCTTGCCTATATTTCCTCTTAATGTGGTATTCTTCGCACTACATTTTTAATGGAGAGAAATTGACTAGCTCAACCATTTTACATTATACAGATCGTTCCTTCTTCTTCTACTCGTTCTATTTCGTCATGGGAGGAATCGCTGCTGTAGCACTAAAAACGTGGCGGCTATTCGTCATGAAACATATCCCGCTTATCACAATATTATTTTTCATCTTATTTTTATTCATCAATTATGAGTTGTTTAGTTTTTACGGAGCAAACTCTATTCATTTAACTGTTTCTACCTATTTAAAACCATCTATGTTTTTATATATCGTATGCGAAATTATCATACTGTATGTGTTATCTATTATGATAGTACAGCGTCGTGGTTTCTTATATAAAACGTTACGTTTCATTGGAAATTACACGTATGGTGCTTATTTAGCTCATTTATTCTTCTTGCAACTATGCACAAAACTTCTTTCCTTATTCACGCTGCAAGAAAATACTATATTATATAGCCTATTACTATTTGTATTAACGGCCATTACCTCTATTTCAACAATGGTCATTTGTAGTACAATACCATTTCACACTTGGATTACAGGTCCTTCTCCTACAACTAAGATGAAATGGACGAAGGTTGTATTCCGAAAAAATCATAGAAAACTATTCAAACCATATATTTGATATAATAATACGCATATAAAAAAGAAAGCGAGAGACACCTATGATTAATCAAGTTGGACAAATTATGCTATATGTAAATAACCAAGACGAAACAGTACAATTTTGGATAGAAAAAGTAGGATTCCAAATCATTGCGGATGAAAATAACGGAAACGGATTCCGCTGGATTGAAATTGCGCCGGCGAAAGAAGCAGGAACAAGCATCGTCCTTCACGATAAAGCGTTAATTGCGAAGATGCAACCTGAATTAAACTTAGGTACTCCTTCACTTATGTTCTTCTCTAATAACTTAGATCAACTGTATAAAGATCTTTCTGAGAAAAATGTCACAGTTGGACAGATTGTAGATTTACCTACTGGCAGAGCATTTAACTTTGCTGATAATGAAAATAATTACTTTGCAGTAATGGAACGTAAATAAAAAAGAAGCTATCCGAAAAAATCGGATAGCTTCTTTCATTTTAAGAAACTTGTTCTGCATTCGTTTCTCTA
This genomic interval from Bacillus thuringiensis contains the following:
- a CDS encoding VOC family protein; its protein translation is MINQVGQIMLYVNNQDETVQFWIEKVGFQIIADENNGNGFRWIEIAPAKEAGTSIVLHDKALIAKMQPELNLGTPSLMFFSNNLDQLYKDLSEKNVTVGQIVDLPTGRAFNFADNENNYFAVMERK